In Triticum urartu cultivar G1812 chromosome 6, Tu2.1, whole genome shotgun sequence, the following proteins share a genomic window:
- the LOC125516354 gene encoding agamous-like MADS-box protein AGL80, whose amino-acid sequence MARKKVALRYIRNDSTRLNTLKKRTKYLMKKAGEVATLCNAKACVLVYGEGAMVPEVFPSHAEAMAILSRFKSMPEVPQLKKKMDQETILSRRLIQLPHQVEKIRCEREDREARILLHKAMVSGHLPGNIEEITTMAWKLELILKSLRERITKITGQLPVYQAQAPYVTGGMDMGSPMYQALRQQQEGWLDMARSQGNPDTQIYNGHNTGL is encoded by the coding sequence GCTCGCAAGAAGGTGGCCCTCCGGTATATCCGCAATGACTCAACGCGGCTCAATACCTTGAAGAAGCGTACCAAGTACCTGATGAAGAAGGCCGGTGAGGTGGCCACCTTGTGCAATGCCAAGGCCTGTGTGCTGGTATATGGTGAGGGCGCAATGGTGCCAGAGGTGTTCCCATCCCATGCCGAGGCGATGGCTATCCTAAGTCGGTTCAAGAGCATGCCAGAGGTGCCACAGCtaaagaagaagatggaccaggAGACCATTCTTAGCCGGCGCCTCATACAACTCCCACATCAGGTAGAGAAGATTAGGTGCGAGCGTGAGGACCGTGAGGCCAGGATTCTCTTGCACAAGGCCATGGTCAGTGGACACCTCCCAGGAAACATCGAGGAGATCACAACCATGGCCTGGAAGTTAGAGTTAATCCTTAAGAGCCTGAGGGAGCGCATCACGAAAATAACTGGGCAGCTGCCAGTCTACCAAGCCCAGGCGCCATATGTCACCGGCGGCATGGACATGGGGTCTCCGATGTATCAGGCATTGCGACAGCAGCAGGAGGGATGGCTTGACATGGCGAGGTCCCAAGGGAACCCCGACACCCAGATCTACAATGGACACAATACTGGTCTATGA
- the LOC125516355 gene encoding agamous-like MADS-box protein AGL80 codes for MARKKVALRYIRNDSTRLNTLKKRTKNLMKKAGEVATLCNAKACVLVYGEGAMVPEVFPSHAEAMAILSRFKSMPEVPQLKKKMDQETILSRRLIQLRHQVEKIRCEREDREARILLHKAMVSGHLPGNIEEITTMAWKLELILKSLRERITKITGQPPVYQAQAPYVTGGMDMGSPMYQALRQQQEGWLDMARSQGNPDTQIYNGHNTGL; via the coding sequence ATGGCTCGCAAGAAGGTGGCCCTCCGGTATATCCGCAATGACTCAACGCGGCTCAATACCTTGAAGAAGCGTACCAAGAACCTGATGAAGAAGGCCGGTGAGGTGGCCACCTTGTGCAATGCCAAGGCCTGTGTGCTGGTGTATGGTGAGGGCGCAATGGTGCCAGAGGTGTTCCCATCCCATGCCGAGGCGATGGCTATCCTAAGTCGGTTCAAGAGCATGCCAGAGGTGCCACAGCtaaagaagaagatggaccaggAGACCATTCTTAGCCGGCGCCTCATACAACTCCGACATCAGGTAGAGAAGATTAGGTGCGAGCGCGAGGACCGTGAGGCCAGGATTCTCTTGCACAAGGCCATGGTCAGTGGACACCTCCCAGGAAACATCGAGGAGATCACAACCATGGCCTGGAAATTAGAGTTAATCCTTAAGAGCCTGAGGGAGCGCATCACGAAAATAACTGGGCAGCCGCCAGTCTACCAAGCCCAGGCGCCATATGTCACCGGCGGCATGGACATGGGGTCTCCGATGTATCAGGCATTGCGACAGCAGCAGGAGGGATGGCTTGACATGGCGAGGTCCCAAGGGAACCCCGACACCCAGATCTACAATGGACACAATACTGGTCTATGA